A window from Rhinolophus sinicus isolate RSC01 linkage group LG18, ASM3656204v1, whole genome shotgun sequence encodes these proteins:
- the NTN3 gene encoding netrin-3, with the protein MPCWPWGLLLTAGTLSAALSPRPPAPADPCHDEGGAPRGCVPGLVNAALGREVLASSTCGRPPTRACDASDPRRAHPAALLTSAGGTANPVCWHSDWLTQVPLNVTLTVPLGKAFELVFVSLRFCSTPPTSVALLKSQDHGRSWAPLGFFSSHCGLDYGRQPAPADGPAGPGPEALCFPEPQAQPDGGGLLAFSVQDSSPPGLDLDSSPVLQDWVTATDIRVVLTRPAMLGDTRDTPALVPYSYSATELQVGGRCKCNGHSSRCLLDTQGHLICDCRHGTEGPDCGRCKPFYCDRPWQRATAREAHACLACSCNGHARRCRFNMELYRLSGRRSGGVCLNCRHNTAGRHCHYCREGFYRDPGRAPSDRRACRACDCHPVGAAGKTCNQTTGQCPCKDGVTGLTCNRCAPGFQQSRSPVAPCVKTPVPGPTEDSSPVEPQDCDLHCKPTRGSYRISLKKFCRKDYAVQVAVGARGEARGSWTRFPVAVLAVFRSGEERARRGSSALWVPARDAACGCPRLLPGRRYLLLGGGPGTAVADPGGRGPGLSAARGSLVLPWRDAWTRRLRRLQRRERRGRCGAA; encoded by the exons ATGCCCTGCTGGCCCTGGGGGCTGCTGCTGACCGCTGGCACGCTCTCGGCCGCGCTGAGCCCCCGGCCGCCAGCGCCCGCCGACCCCTGCCATGACGAGGGGGGCGCGCCCCGCGGCTGTGTGCCCGGCTTGGTGAACGCGGCCTTGGGCCGCGAAGTGCTGGCGTCCAGCACGTGCGGACGGCCGCCCACGCGGGCCTGTGACGCCTCGGACCCGCGGCGGGCACACCCAGCGGCCCTCCTGACCTCTGCAGGGGGCACTGCAAACCCTGTGTGCTGGCATTCGGACTGGCTGACGCAGGTGCCCCTCAACGTGACCCTCACAGTACCCCTGGGCAAGGCTTTTGAGCTGGTGTTCGTGAGCTTGCGCTTCTGCTCCACGCCTCCCACCTCCGTGGCACTGCTCAAGTCGCAGGATCACGGCCGCAGCTGGGCCCCACTGGGCTTCTTCTCCTCCCACTGTGGCCTGGACTATGGCCGCCAGCCTGCCCCTGCAGATGGCCCAGCTGGCCCAGGGCCTGAAGCCCTGTGCTTCCctgagccccaggcccagcctgaTGGTGGCGGCCTTCTGGCCTTCAGTGTGCAGGACAGCAGCCCGCCTGGCCTAGATCTGGACAGCAGCCCGGTGCTCCAAGACTGGGTGACCGCCACAGACATTCGAGTAGTGCTCACAAGGCCTGCCATGCTGGGGGACACCAGGGACACTCCAGCCTTGGTCCCTTACTCTTACTCAGCCACTGAGCTTCAGGTGGGCGGGCGCTGCAAGTGCAATGGGCATTCCTCGCGGTGCTTGCTGGACACCCAGGGCCACCTGATCTGCGACTGCCGGCATGGCACCGAGGGCCCTGACTGTGGCCGCTGCAAGCCCTTCTACTGCGACAGGCCATGGCAGCGGGCCACGGCCCGGGAAGCCCACGCCTGCCTTG CTTGCTCCTGCAATGGCCATGCCCGGCGCTGTCGCTTCAACATGGAGCTGTACCGACTGTCGGGTCGCCGCAGTGGCGGTGTCTGCCTCAACTGCCGGCACAATACTGCAGGCCGCCACTGCCACTACTGCCGGGAGGGCTTCTATCGAGACCCAGGTCGTGCACCAAGTGACCGCCGCGCTTGCAGGG CCTGTGACTGTCACCCTGTTGGCGCTGCCGGCAAAACCTGCAACCAGACCACAGGCCAGTGTCCCTGCAAGGATGGAGTCACCGGTCTCACCTGCAATCGCTGTGCCCCTGGCTTCCAGCAGAGCCGCTCTCCGGTGGCACCCTGCGTTA AGACCCCGGTCCCTGGACCTACTGAGGAcagcagccctgtggagccccAGG ATTGCGACTTGCACTGCAAACCCACCCGTGGCAGCTACCGCATCAGCCTGAAGAAGTTTTGCAGGAAGGACTATG CGGTGCAGGTGGCGGTGGGCGCGCGCGGCGAGGCGCGTGGCTCGTGGACGCGCTTCCCGGTGGCCGTGCTCGCCGTGTTCCGGAGCGGCGAGGAGCGTGCGCGGCGCGGGAGCAGCGCGCTGTGGGTGCCCGCGCGAGATGCGGCCTGCGGCTGCCCACGCCTATTGCCGGGGCGCAGATACCTGCTGCTGGGGGGCGGTCCAGGGACCGCGGTCGCGGATCCAGGGGGCCGAGGGCCCGGACTCAGCGCCGCCCGCGGGAGCCTCGTGCTGCCCTGGCGCGACGCGTGGACGCGACGCCTTCGGAGGCTGCAGCGGCGCGAGCGACGGGGGCGCTGCGGGGCGGCCTGA